The following are encoded together in the Panicum virgatum strain AP13 chromosome 6K, P.virgatum_v5, whole genome shotgun sequence genome:
- the LOC120711825 gene encoding BTB/POZ and MATH domain-containing protein 1-like has translation MTAPTTVSTCTAVTEQGKHVFEIFDYSKHRGIGNGEFIMSGTFSVGGFDWAIRFYPDGFHTASMNYISVYLELLSKDTRARASCDLSLVDQTTGLPTSVSKTDLRVFNSGDLSRFSPQTASFMQRGVFEASPYLRDDHLTIQCITTVRRGPHVSAPVLLNEIEVPPSNIGEHLWNFLDAEEGVDVRFIVGGETFAAHKLVLAMRSPVFKARLFGRMREAKEQLVTIEEMQPEVFRALLHFIYTDSLPDMDALDGDVEREMIQHLLVAADRYAVDRLKLVCQSILRKNIDVETVSATMALAYQHNCDRLKDICLEFITSSSSVMDSVVATQGYKNLKTTCPSALVDLFEKSRKLHKA, from the coding sequence ATGACGGCTCCCACGACAGTGTCGACGTGCACCGCGGTGACGGAGCAAGGCAAACATGTCTTCGAGATCTTTGATTACAGCAAGCATCGGGGTATAGGTAACGGGGAGTTCATCATGTCAGGAACATTCTCCGTCGGTGGATTCGACTGGGCCATCCGCTTCTACCCCGACGGATTCCACACGGCCAGCATGAATTACATCTCAGTTTACCTCGAGCTCCTGAGCAAGGACACCAGAGCGCGGGCCAGCTGCGACCTGAGCCTGGTCGACCAGACCACCGGGCTGCCGACGTCAGTGAGCAAGACGGATCTGAGGGTGTTCAATTCCGGTGATCTTAGCAGATTTTCTCCACAGACTGCCTCTTTCATGCAGCGGGGCGTGTTCGAAGCATCGCCGTACCTTCGGGATGATCACCTCACCATCCAATGCATTACAACTGTAAGGAGAGGACCACATGTATCTGCGCCTGTGTTACTGAATGAAATTGAGGTCCCGCCATCCAACATAGGGGAGCATCTTTGGAACTTTTTGGATGCAGAGGAGGGAGTGGATGTCAGATTCATTGTTGGGGGAGAGACATTTGCAGCGCACAAGCTGGTGCTTGCGATGAGGTCACCAGTTTTCAAAGCGCGGCTGTTTGGGCGAATGAGGGAGGCGAAGGAACAGCTAGTGACCATCGAAGAGATGCAACCGGAAGTTTTTAGAGCCCTGCTGCATTTCATCTATACCGATTCTTTACCTGACATGGATGCTCTGGATGGAGATGTCGAGAGAGAAATGATCCAGCATTTGCTCGTGGCTGCTGATAGATATGCTGTCGACAGGCTCAAATTGGTATGCCAAAGCATTCTTCGTAAGAATATTGATGTGGAGACTGTATCAGCTACAATGGCATTGGCTTATCAGCATAACTGCGACAGGCTTAAAGATATTTGCCTAGAGTTTATCACCAGCTCATCAAGTGTGATGGATTCAGTGGTAGCAACCCAAGGTTATAAGAATCTGAAGACAACCTGCCCTTCTGCACTAGTAgatttatttgagaagtcaagGAAGCTACATAAAGCATAA